From Paenibacillus physcomitrellae, the proteins below share one genomic window:
- a CDS encoding copper amine oxidase N-terminal domain-containing protein has protein sequence MRYKQSRHKLFLIQLLGFVLLFALLVGSFVVIVDPLQFYRKASFYTPTYSWQERYQNPGLARNYKYDTIVLGSSMTENFLPSEVGEKLGGSVLKLSIEGSTAREQNLTAKIAFDTGQVKQVLWGLDYFAFRGNHVSDQGDFPYYLYDNNLLNDYKYIFNESNITSSYEALRDSKARAATHPSLEKLNNWDRTVKYGRDIVIKNWEFARFNESSYGNNEDPLESVKQSFNDNVLQLVKEHPETTFYFYYPPYSILRQQVWYTTNPQRYENQLEMKRYMYEQLSQFDNVSLYEFQTDKAITYTLDNYKDISHHSGAINSLIVDEIAKGTHQVTADNLEQEIHNLKRQAENVVVNKDDGTVYSLDLKINGEEQSFGFIPPSSGDTLMAPLKKFAELLGASFDYDQASQTLTLKQGEDTAVLTKGSDEAQVNGQTVKLAAPVDLLAGTMAAPLESVPALFGGKAEIGEINDYMRSVEISMPE, from the coding sequence GTGAGATACAAACAATCGAGACACAAACTATTTTTGATTCAATTACTGGGATTCGTCCTTTTATTTGCTCTCTTGGTAGGTTCCTTTGTAGTGATCGTGGATCCGCTGCAATTCTACCGGAAAGCCTCCTTCTACACCCCGACGTACTCCTGGCAGGAACGTTATCAGAATCCGGGGCTCGCCCGGAATTATAAATACGATACGATCGTGCTCGGCAGCTCGATGACGGAGAATTTCCTGCCCTCTGAAGTCGGCGAGAAGCTCGGTGGTTCCGTGCTCAAGCTGTCCATCGAAGGCTCTACCGCAAGAGAGCAGAATCTGACTGCCAAGATTGCATTTGATACCGGACAGGTTAAACAGGTGCTGTGGGGACTGGATTATTTTGCGTTCCGGGGCAACCACGTCAGCGACCAGGGGGATTTCCCTTATTATTTGTATGACAATAATCTGCTGAATGATTATAAGTATATTTTCAACGAATCCAATATTACGAGCTCCTACGAGGCGTTAAGGGACTCCAAAGCGCGTGCGGCTACGCACCCTTCGCTGGAGAAACTGAACAATTGGGACCGGACCGTGAAATACGGCCGTGACATTGTCATCAAGAACTGGGAGTTTGCCCGGTTTAACGAATCGTCTTACGGCAATAATGAAGATCCGCTGGAATCGGTAAAACAAAGCTTCAACGACAACGTGCTGCAGCTGGTCAAGGAGCATCCGGAGACGACCTTTTATTTCTATTACCCGCCTTACTCTATCTTAAGGCAGCAGGTCTGGTACACTACCAACCCGCAGCGTTATGAGAACCAGCTCGAAATGAAGCGTTATATGTACGAACAGCTCAGTCAATTTGACAACGTCAGCTTATATGAATTCCAGACGGATAAGGCGATTACGTACACACTCGACAATTACAAAGATATTTCCCACCACTCGGGCGCGATCAACTCTCTGATTGTTGACGAGATTGCGAAGGGCACCCATCAAGTGACCGCGGATAATCTGGAGCAGGAAATCCACAACCTGAAACGCCAGGCTGAAAATGTCGTGGTCAATAAGGATGACGGAACCGTCTACTCGCTGGATCTGAAGATTAACGGTGAGGAGCAGAGCTTCGGGTTTATCCCCCCTTCTTCAGGAGATACGCTGATGGCCCCTTTGAAAAAGTTCGCCGAACTGCTCGGTGCAAGCTTCGATTATGATCAGGCCAGCCAGACCCTGACGCTGAAGCAGGGCGAAGATACAGCCGTCCTCACTAAAGGATCGGACGAAGCCCAAGTGAACGGCCAAACGGTCAAGCTGGCCGCGCCTGTCGATCTGCTCGCCGGCACCATGGCCGCGCCGCTGGAGTCCGTTCCGGCATTGTTTGGCGGGAAGGCCGAAATCGGGGAGATAAACGATTATATGCGCAGCGTGGAAATCTCGATGCCCGAATAA
- a CDS encoding MBOAT family O-acyltransferase, which yields MLFNSYEFIFVFMPVTVLVYFLLNRFKLIFLSKLWLALSSLFFYCWWDVRYLPLLLGSIAFNYVMGRTIGNLGEPGNKTRKTVLFGAITVNVLLLGYYKYADFFLTNANALLNQNIPLLHIVLPLGISFFTFTQIAYLVDAYRGTAKEYNIVSYVLFVTFYPHLIAGPILHHKEMMPQFDRLKGKKFNYSNVAKGLFLFSIGLFKKVVIADSFSPIAANGFDTLTQLNFVQAWTTSLAYTVQLYYDFSGYSDMAIGIALLFNIKLPVNFNSPYKSVSIQDFWRRWHMTLSRFLRDYIYIPLGGSRKGVTRTHINSMLTMLIGGLWHGAGWTFIFWGFLHGLAQFIHRIWQKTGIRMPKWLAWFITFQFINFAWVFFRATSWDDAIKVLKGMIGLNGIGLSTVDKTTVVWLAVFILVALLFRNSMQLLERFKPGWFSAAFAAALFVFAVVYFNKISEFLYFSF from the coding sequence GTGCTTTTCAACTCGTATGAATTTATTTTTGTTTTTATGCCGGTCACGGTGCTGGTCTATTTCCTGCTCAACCGGTTCAAGCTTATCTTCCTCAGTAAGCTGTGGCTCGCGCTGAGCTCCTTATTCTTCTACTGCTGGTGGGATGTCCGGTACCTGCCGCTGCTGCTCGGTTCCATTGCTTTCAACTATGTGATGGGACGAACGATCGGCAATCTGGGAGAGCCCGGTAATAAAACCCGGAAAACGGTATTATTTGGTGCGATTACAGTGAACGTCCTGCTTCTAGGTTACTATAAATATGCGGATTTCTTCCTGACGAATGCTAACGCGCTCCTGAATCAGAACATACCGCTCCTGCATATCGTCCTGCCTCTGGGTATCAGCTTCTTTACCTTTACCCAGATCGCTTATTTGGTTGACGCGTACCGCGGTACGGCTAAAGAATACAATATCGTCAGTTACGTCCTGTTCGTTACGTTCTACCCGCATTTGATCGCGGGTCCGATTCTGCATCACAAAGAGATGATGCCTCAGTTCGACCGTCTGAAAGGGAAAAAGTTTAATTACAGCAACGTGGCCAAAGGTCTGTTCCTGTTCTCAATTGGTTTGTTTAAAAAGGTCGTCATCGCCGACTCCTTCTCACCGATTGCTGCCAACGGGTTCGATACGCTGACCCAGCTGAACTTCGTCCAGGCCTGGACGACTTCGCTGGCTTATACCGTTCAGCTTTACTACGATTTCAGCGGTTATTCGGATATGGCTATCGGCATTGCGCTACTGTTCAACATCAAGCTGCCGGTTAACTTTAATTCACCTTATAAGTCCGTCAGTATCCAGGATTTCTGGCGCCGCTGGCATATGACCCTGAGCCGCTTCCTCCGAGATTACATCTACATTCCGCTTGGCGGCAGCCGTAAAGGGGTAACGCGTACCCATATCAACTCCATGCTGACCATGCTGATTGGCGGTTTGTGGCACGGGGCCGGCTGGACCTTCATCTTCTGGGGATTCCTGCACGGCTTGGCCCAATTCATCCACCGGATCTGGCAGAAGACGGGCATTCGGATGCCGAAATGGCTGGCGTGGTTCATTACGTTCCAGTTCATTAACTTCGCCTGGGTGTTCTTCCGCGCCACAAGCTGGGATGACGCCATCAAGGTGTTGAAAGGGATGATCGGTCTGAACGGGATCGGCCTTTCCACGGTCGACAAGACCACCGTCGTATGGCTCGCTGTATTCATTCTGGTTGCGCTGCTGTTCCGCAACTCGATGCAGCTGCTTGAGCGGTTTAAGCCGGGCTGGTTCAGCGCCGCTTTCGCCGCGGCTCTGTTCGTGTTCGCGGTCGTTTATTTCAATAAAATCAGCGAGTTTCTTTATTTCAGCTTCTAA
- a CDS encoding CidB/LrgB family autolysis modulator, with protein MIIGLICLLFTLTVYWVCKKVYKSKPRVYFSPLLVTPIILVGVLLLSKIPYPTYNQGGKLLTDLLQPATIAFAVPLYKYFHVLKKHAVEIVVSVLCGSIAAVISSAFLAKWMHLDASLIHSLVPRSVTTPIAMNVSQVIGGVPNMTAVFVIITGILGTMIGPVILKLFKIESEVARGVLLGTSAHGTGTSKAFEISSLTGTISSISMILAGLITLGIAPVFILLVLH; from the coding sequence ATGATTATCGGACTGATTTGCTTGCTGTTTACGCTCACCGTTTACTGGGTATGTAAAAAGGTTTACAAAAGCAAACCGCGGGTTTATTTCTCTCCGCTGCTGGTCACTCCTATCATACTGGTAGGCGTCCTGCTTTTGTCGAAAATTCCATATCCCACCTACAATCAGGGCGGCAAGCTGCTGACAGACCTTCTTCAGCCGGCTACGATTGCCTTCGCGGTCCCTTTGTATAAATATTTCCATGTGCTCAAGAAGCATGCGGTCGAGATTGTAGTCAGTGTTCTTTGCGGCTCTATAGCGGCTGTTATCTCCTCGGCTTTTCTTGCAAAATGGATGCATTTGGACGCTTCGCTGATCCACAGCCTCGTGCCGCGCTCTGTGACTACACCTATCGCGATGAATGTTTCCCAGGTTATCGGCGGTGTTCCTAACATGACAGCTGTCTTTGTTATCATCACCGGTATTCTCGGCACGATGATTGGTCCGGTGATTCTAAAGCTGTTCAAGATCGAAAGCGAAGTGGCCAGAGGGGTTCTGCTAGGAACCAGCGCGCACGGTACAGGCACTTCCAAAGCTTTCGAGATCAGTTCGCTGACCGGCACAATTTCCAGCATCTCGATGATTCTGGCCGGATTGATTACTTTAGGCATTGCTCCGGTTTTCATCCTGCTTGTCCTTCATTAA
- a CDS encoding CidA/LrgA family protein: MTKTKTLLIGIVQVAVLFLISMAMNKVTELLHLKIPGSILGIIVVFILLQTKVIKLAWIERGANWLLAELLLFFIPSAVGIMQYIPMLENDGLQILLVVIFSTVIVMLSSGIVASRITKRKENKSA, encoded by the coding sequence ATGACCAAGACGAAGACCTTATTGATCGGGATTGTTCAGGTTGCCGTTTTGTTTCTGATCTCCATGGCGATGAACAAAGTGACGGAACTGCTCCATCTTAAAATACCTGGCAGTATTCTCGGCATTATCGTTGTATTTATCCTGCTTCAAACCAAAGTGATTAAGCTTGCGTGGATTGAACGCGGCGCGAACTGGCTGCTGGCCGAGCTGCTGCTCTTTTTTATCCCTTCCGCCGTCGGTATTATGCAGTATATCCCCATGCTGGAGAATGACGGACTGCAAATTCTGCTGGTCGTGATCTTCAGTACGGTCATTGTCATGCTCAGTTCAGGCATCGTCGCTTCCCGAATTACGAAACGAAAGGAGAACAAATCCGCATGA
- the cidR gene encoding cidABC operon transcriptional activator CidR, giving the protein MDIRQLQYLVEVARLHSFTKAAEALFITQPTISKTIRMMEEELGIVLFARQGRSIELTDAGRIIVDRAQEILNSFQNLSGELDDLRNLKRGHIRIGLPPMVGSSFFPKVMGQFHERYPEITIRLFEDGAKKVEIDVQEGSLDLGVVVLPTVSEDIFEIFPFVEEKLNLIVPPLHRLAESGEVGLQELQDEFFIIFREDFALHDRIIKACQGAGFQPKIIYESSQWDLISEMVAAGLGIALLPETICREMDPERVVIVPLVDPIIPWKLGIIWKKDRYMSFAAREWIRLARRGLQQEKGDSSM; this is encoded by the coding sequence GTGGATATTAGGCAGCTTCAATACCTGGTCGAGGTAGCCAGGCTCCACAGCTTTACTAAAGCAGCGGAGGCCTTGTTTATTACTCAGCCTACAATCAGCAAGACGATCCGGATGATGGAAGAGGAGCTGGGGATCGTGCTGTTTGCCAGACAAGGACGCAGCATCGAACTGACGGATGCGGGGCGGATCATTGTCGACCGGGCGCAGGAGATTCTGAACTCCTTTCAGAATCTGTCCGGCGAGCTGGACGACCTGCGCAATCTGAAGCGGGGGCACATTCGGATCGGCCTGCCGCCGATGGTAGGCTCCAGCTTTTTCCCTAAGGTGATGGGCCAGTTTCACGAGCGGTATCCGGAGATTACCATCCGGCTGTTTGAAGATGGGGCGAAGAAGGTTGAGATAGACGTTCAGGAGGGTTCGCTTGATCTGGGGGTAGTGGTCCTCCCGACTGTGTCAGAGGATATATTCGAAATCTTCCCGTTTGTGGAGGAGAAGCTGAATTTGATCGTGCCCCCCTTGCACCGGCTTGCGGAGAGCGGGGAAGTGGGACTCCAGGAGCTTCAGGACGAGTTCTTTATTATATTCCGGGAGGACTTTGCGCTGCATGACCGGATCATCAAAGCCTGTCAGGGGGCAGGCTTCCAGCCGAAAATCATTTATGAAAGCTCGCAATGGGATTTAATCAGTGAAATGGTGGCAGCGGGACTGGGCATCGCCCTGCTGCCCGAAACAATCTGCAGGGAAATGGATCCGGAACGGGTCGTTATTGTGCCGCTTGTTGACCCGATCATTCCTTGGAAGCTGGGTATCATCTGGAAGAAAGACCGGTATATGTCGTTTGCAGCCCGCGAATGGATTCGTCTGGCCCGTAGGGGACTCCAGCAGGAGAAGGGAGATTCAAGTATGTGA
- the pdaA gene encoding delta-lactam-biosynthetic de-N-acetylase: MKRWTLAVTALLVSIGLIGTEVKDAAAQSWDRSFNFGFKRSQNGQLPSINEEGFKDIIDRNHAVFLGDTRQKEIYLTFDNGYENGYTKPILDTLKAKQVPAIFFVTGHYVKDQPELVKRMVAEGHLIGNHSWSHPDMSAISDGQIKTELERVRKAVAELTGVEKMEFVRPPRGIFSDRALKASNAAGYRSIFWSAAYKDWDVNDQHGAEYAYQKVMSQLHPGEVLLLHSVSKDNAAALARIIDDTRKQGYTFKALTELPKP, from the coding sequence ATGAAACGCTGGACGCTTGCTGTAACCGCACTGCTGGTCAGCATCGGTTTAATCGGTACGGAAGTCAAGGATGCGGCGGCACAGTCGTGGGACCGGTCCTTTAACTTCGGATTTAAACGCAGTCAGAACGGACAGCTTCCTTCGATTAATGAAGAAGGCTTCAAAGATATTATTGACCGGAATCATGCTGTATTTCTGGGAGATACCCGGCAGAAGGAAATTTACCTGACCTTCGATAACGGCTACGAGAACGGCTATACCAAGCCGATTCTGGATACGCTCAAGGCCAAACAGGTTCCGGCGATCTTCTTTGTGACGGGCCACTATGTGAAAGACCAGCCGGAGCTGGTCAAGCGAATGGTCGCTGAAGGCCATCTGATCGGCAACCATTCCTGGAGCCATCCGGATATGTCCGCTATTTCGGACGGCCAGATCAAGACGGAGCTGGAGCGTGTGCGGAAGGCTGTCGCTGAGCTGACGGGCGTAGAGAAGATGGAGTTCGTCCGCCCGCCCCGCGGCATTTTCAGTGACCGTGCGCTTAAGGCGTCGAACGCTGCCGGTTATCGCAGCATTTTCTGGTCGGCAGCTTATAAAGACTGGGACGTCAACGATCAGCACGGCGCCGAATACGCTTATCAAAAGGTCATGTCCCAGCTCCATCCGGGCGAGGTGCTTCTCCTGCACTCCGTCTCCAAGGACAATGCTGCGGCCCTTGCGCGGATCATTGATGATACCCGCAAACAGGGATATACCTTCAAAGCTTTGACCGAGCTGCCGAAGCCCTGA
- a CDS encoding PAS domain-containing protein — MNKRPENGQWEQLFRNAPIGMAVVLPAEGVLLTSNKAFGRLFGCGSHELSGVSFRELEGMASLNLMNVYEEVRKNPLTGFVQQIEFKLKSRIRVLRRLSWSLLEGTSADQGVRLICCAEDVTKLPKATDKDIESEELFRLITKNGQDLISISSPDGIIQYISPSAKRLLGYEASEMVGQLRSAFYHPQDAKEMALPGKLYSEKNAFTRRIRHKDGHYLWFETSFQVIKDPVGQVRKILAIGRNVTDRANSGETLAKAQKIAQVGSWRWDLISGELTYSEEMRKMFANRMFPKEKDHDSLLRLVVEEDKERLNLALTRASQGSSEGITFRIKLPGGEIRTIRDRWEVSFTDEGRPCEIIGMVQDISERVAMEQQLLEKERKYRLITENTLDFISQCRVEDAVYLYCSPACYNLIGYMPEELQGTPLYDYLHPEDVEMVRSYLEECLHTKGIGLLPPLTYRFIHKNGRHVWFESSSKFLQNDRGEPVEIISTARDITERKIMEFKLKENEQRYRSLFEYNPAAVYSMNLEGDYITANSNLERLTGYSQEELIGMYFGPLVAEKDLERTLYHFNLAREGKPQSYDLTLIHKNGHPIEIHTVNVPIFVDDEVVGVYGITNDITDRTRYIEQIERLSREHRLLLNTVSEGIVGLDNEGRVIFANPAGAGLLGFDPLSMIGIPCSRVIRETRQDGGYHTSKDSPILKAVKVGLHYSKKDAVFWKRDETSFFADYQVTPIWDKGERKGAVVVFRDVTDEKEIILAKESAERADQAKSEFLAMMSHELRTPMNGIIGMIDLLQTTELDEEQHEFTGILKESSQALLHILNEILDFSKIETGKMTLNSEPIHLQALLGGVIELFTPRAKEKGIELKGLLLNPEQIPSIVIGDAMRIRQVLVNLISNAVKFTDYGGVTLTLEAELAADDQRTALTFKVEDTGIGIPYERRDQLFMSFSQLHPNLNRKYGGTGLGLAISKKLVELMGGTIGVDSVQGEGSTFYFTIPCERVVEDEPELEASGEQEQAQVGEE, encoded by the coding sequence ATGAACAAGAGGCCAGAGAACGGGCAGTGGGAACAACTATTCAGAAATGCGCCGATTGGGATGGCAGTTGTGCTGCCCGCAGAAGGGGTGCTGCTGACGAGCAACAAAGCGTTTGGAAGGCTCTTCGGCTGCGGCAGCCATGAGCTTTCTGGAGTATCGTTCCGTGAACTTGAAGGCATGGCTTCTCTGAATTTGATGAACGTCTATGAAGAGGTTCGGAAGAACCCGCTGACCGGATTTGTACAGCAGATCGAATTTAAGCTCAAATCGCGGATCAGAGTTTTGCGCAGGCTGAGCTGGTCGCTGCTGGAGGGAACTTCTGCTGATCAGGGAGTCCGGTTGATCTGCTGTGCGGAAGATGTCACGAAATTACCCAAAGCTACGGATAAAGATATAGAAAGCGAAGAGCTGTTTAGGCTGATCACCAAAAATGGACAAGACCTCATCTCCATCAGTTCGCCTGACGGCATTATTCAATATATTTCTCCTTCTGCGAAAAGACTGCTCGGATACGAGGCCTCGGAAATGGTCGGACAGCTGCGCAGCGCTTTCTACCATCCCCAGGATGCCAAAGAGATGGCTCTGCCCGGCAAGCTCTATTCGGAGAAGAATGCTTTTACAAGAAGAATCCGCCATAAAGACGGGCATTATCTTTGGTTTGAGACCTCTTTTCAGGTGATAAAAGACCCTGTCGGACAAGTTCGCAAAATTCTGGCCATCGGACGAAATGTAACGGACCGGGCAAATTCGGGTGAGACGCTGGCGAAAGCCCAGAAGATCGCCCAGGTAGGCTCCTGGAGATGGGATTTAATCAGCGGGGAGCTTACCTACAGCGAAGAGATGCGGAAGATGTTTGCCAACCGGATGTTTCCGAAGGAGAAAGATCACGATTCGCTGCTGCGGCTTGTTGTGGAGGAAGACAAGGAGAGGCTTAATCTGGCTTTGACACGCGCGTCTCAAGGCAGTAGCGAAGGGATTACTTTCCGGATCAAGCTGCCTGGCGGCGAAATTCGTACCATCCGCGACCGGTGGGAGGTCTCCTTCACCGACGAAGGAAGACCCTGCGAGATCATCGGCATGGTGCAGGATATTTCGGAACGGGTGGCGATGGAGCAGCAGCTGCTGGAGAAAGAACGGAAATACCGGCTCATTACGGAGAATACCCTCGATTTCATCTCGCAGTGCAGGGTAGAGGATGCAGTTTATTTATACTGCTCTCCGGCTTGTTATAATTTGATCGGTTACATGCCAGAGGAGCTTCAAGGAACCCCGCTGTATGACTACCTGCATCCGGAAGATGTAGAGATGGTTCGCAGCTATTTAGAGGAATGTCTCCACACAAAAGGCATCGGTCTGCTGCCGCCGCTTACCTACCGTTTCATCCATAAGAACGGACGTCATGTCTGGTTTGAGTCGAGCAGCAAATTCCTGCAGAACGACAGAGGCGAACCCGTTGAAATCATCTCCACCGCGCGGGATATCACAGAACGCAAAATCATGGAATTTAAGCTGAAGGAAAACGAGCAGCGGTACCGTTCCTTGTTTGAATATAATCCTGCTGCCGTTTATTCCATGAACCTCGAGGGTGATTATATAACCGCTAACTCCAATCTGGAGAGATTGACCGGATATTCGCAGGAAGAGCTGATAGGGATGTATTTTGGACCTCTTGTCGCTGAGAAGGATCTGGAGCGGACGCTTTATCATTTTAATCTGGCCCGGGAAGGCAAACCTCAAAGCTATGACTTAACCCTTATTCATAAAAACGGGCATCCCATCGAAATTCATACGGTCAACGTCCCGATCTTCGTGGATGATGAAGTCGTCGGCGTATACGGGATCACCAACGATATTACAGATCGAACCCGGTATATCGAGCAGATTGAACGATTAAGCCGGGAGCACAGGCTGCTGCTGAATACCGTGTCGGAGGGGATTGTCGGGCTCGATAACGAGGGCAGAGTGATATTCGCCAATCCGGCCGGAGCAGGCTTGCTTGGGTTTGATCCGCTCTCGATGATCGGCATCCCTTGTTCGCGGGTGATCCGCGAAACCCGTCAGGACGGCGGTTACCATACCTCCAAGGATTCTCCGATTCTTAAGGCGGTCAAGGTCGGCCTGCACTATTCCAAGAAGGATGCCGTGTTCTGGAAGCGGGATGAGACCAGCTTCTTTGCCGATTATCAGGTCACGCCGATCTGGGACAAAGGGGAACGCAAAGGTGCAGTTGTCGTCTTTCGGGACGTTACGGATGAGAAGGAGATTATCCTTGCGAAGGAGTCGGCGGAACGGGCCGATCAGGCTAAATCGGAGTTTCTGGCCATGATGAGCCATGAGCTGCGGACGCCGATGAATGGAATAATCGGGATGATAGATCTTCTTCAAACGACAGAGCTGGATGAAGAACAACACGAGTTCACGGGGATTCTGAAGGAGAGCAGTCAGGCCCTGCTGCACATTCTGAATGAAATTCTGGATTTCAGCAAAATCGAAACGGGAAAAATGACGCTAAACAGTGAACCTATCCATCTGCAGGCCCTGCTCGGCGGAGTCATTGAGCTGTTCACGCCAAGGGCCAAGGAGAAGGGAATTGAGCTTAAGGGGCTGCTGCTGAACCCTGAACAGATTCCATCCATTGTGATCGGCGATGCGATGCGGATCAGGCAGGTGCTCGTCAATCTGATCAGCAACGCGGTTAAATTTACCGATTATGGCGGCGTGACTTTGACGCTTGAAGCCGAGCTAGCTGCGGATGACCAGCGGACAGCTCTGACTTTCAAGGTTGAGGATACGGGCATCGGCATTCCCTATGAAAGACGGGACCAGCTCTTTATGTCCTTCTCACAGCTGCATCCGAACCTGAACCGGAAGTACGGCGGAACAGGACTGGGACTTGCGATCAGCAAAAAGCTGGTCGAGCTGATGGGCGGGACGATCGGCGTGGACAGTGTCCAAGGCGAAGGATCGACCTTCTATTTTACGATTCCTTGTGAACGTGTAGTTGAAGACGAGCCGGAGCTTGAAGCCAGCGGGGAACAGGAGCAGGCCCAAGTTGGCGAGGAATAG
- the pepF gene encoding oligoendopeptidase F — protein MAKMLTRAEVPVEATWNLDDLFDSQQGFEAALKEALDKAAHLTRFKGRLHEGPSVLLDCLKEQDALQQLVMRAASYARLHQSEDGTNPANLANSSKSGDAVSQIRSSLTFIDSELLELEDGKIEAYLSAEPGLAVYERSLKLLVESKPYRLSPETESVLASLSEVLESPYRIYLRGKLSDMTFDDIGEGEDKLPNSFRLYENKYEMSPDTRLRREAYASFSKSLHGSRHTFAEAYATEVKKQVTLSRLRGYSSVTEMLLQPQQVMLDMYNNIHDTLLTELAPHMRRLAALKKKELGLDKMLFCDLKAPLDPDYNPSVTYEEACSIIQEALAVLGPEYGEIVKSAFTERWVDYADNVGKSTGAFCSSIYGVHSYILITWADNMRGAFTLAHEVGHAGHLMLAARNQALVNYRPSMYFIEAPSTMNELLLADHLMAKSQDKRMRRWIISQLLNTYYHNYVTHLLEAELQRRVYRHAEAGEPITADVLSRFKEDILAEFWGDELELDEGAKLTWMRQPHYYMGLYPYTYAAGLTASTAAAQLVREEGQPAVDRWLEVLKAGGSRTPLELMAMAGVDMTSKEPISKAAAYVGSLVAELEALYETPVAQ, from the coding sequence ATGGCAAAAATGCTGACGCGTGCAGAGGTTCCGGTCGAAGCGACCTGGAATCTGGATGATCTGTTTGATTCGCAGCAAGGGTTCGAGGCGGCACTTAAAGAGGCTTTGGATAAAGCCGCGCATTTAACCCGTTTCAAGGGGCGCCTGCATGAAGGCCCAAGCGTGCTGCTGGACTGCCTGAAGGAACAGGATGCCCTGCAGCAGCTGGTGATGCGGGCAGCCAGTTATGCCCGGCTGCATCAGTCCGAAGACGGAACCAATCCGGCAAATCTGGCCAACTCCTCCAAATCGGGAGATGCCGTGTCCCAGATCCGGTCTTCGCTGACCTTTATCGACTCCGAGCTGCTGGAGCTGGAAGACGGCAAAATTGAGGCTTATCTGTCCGCAGAACCCGGCCTGGCTGTATATGAACGCAGCCTGAAGCTGCTCGTTGAAAGCAAGCCGTACCGCCTGAGTCCGGAAACGGAAAGCGTGCTTGCTTCCCTCAGCGAGGTGCTGGAATCCCCTTACCGCATTTACCTGCGCGGCAAATTGTCTGACATGACGTTTGACGATATCGGCGAAGGGGAAGACAAGCTGCCGAACTCTTTCCGCTTATATGAGAATAAATACGAAATGTCGCCGGATACCCGGCTGCGCCGCGAGGCTTACGCTTCCTTCTCCAAATCGCTTCACGGCTCGCGCCATACATTTGCGGAGGCTTATGCCACAGAAGTGAAGAAGCAGGTTACCCTCTCCCGCCTGCGCGGTTACAGCTCGGTCACGGAAATGCTGCTCCAACCCCAGCAGGTGATGCTGGACATGTACAACAATATCCACGATACGCTGCTGACGGAGCTGGCTCCGCACATGCGCCGCCTTGCCGCTCTTAAGAAGAAGGAGCTTGGTCTCGATAAAATGCTCTTCTGCGACCTGAAAGCTCCGCTTGATCCGGATTACAATCCTTCCGTGACCTACGAAGAAGCCTGTTCGATCATCCAGGAAGCTCTTGCTGTGCTTGGACCTGAATACGGGGAAATCGTCAAATCCGCCTTCACCGAGCGTTGGGTTGATTATGCCGATAACGTTGGCAAGTCAACCGGAGCCTTCTGCTCTTCCATTTACGGCGTTCATTCCTATATCCTGATCACCTGGGCCGACAATATGCGGGGCGCCTTTACGCTCGCCCATGAGGTCGGTCATGCCGGGCATTTAATGCTGGCAGCGAGAAACCAGGCTTTGGTGAACTACCGCCCATCCATGTACTTCATTGAAGCGCCGTCCACGATGAACGAGCTGCTGCTCGCCGATCATCTGATGGCCAAATCGCAAGACAAACGGATGCGCCGCTGGATCATCTCCCAGCTGCTAAATACGTATTATCACAACTATGTGACGCACCTGCTGGAAGCCGAGCTCCAGCGCCGCGTTTATCGTCATGCCGAAGCCGGTGAACCGATTACGGCTGATGTCCTTTCCCGGTTTAAGGAAGACATCCTCGCCGAGTTCTGGGGAGATGAGCTGGAGCTGGACGAAGGCGCCAAGCTGACCTGGATGCGTCAGCCGCATTATTATATGGGGCTTTACCCTTATACTTACGCGGCCGGACTTACGGCATCAACTGCTGCCGCGCAATTGGTCCGCGAAGAAGGGCAGCCAGCGGTAGATCGCTGGCTGGAGGTGCTCAAAGCCGGCGGCAGCCGGACACCGCTTGAACTGATGGCGATGGCCGGTGTCGACATGACCAGCAAAGAGCCGATCTCCAAAGCGGCCGCTTATGTCGGTTCGCTTGTAGCCGAGCTTGAGGCGCTGTACGAGACGCCTGTCGCCCAATAA